A single region of the Streptomyces sp. NBC_00425 genome encodes:
- a CDS encoding fatty acyl-AMP ligase, producing the protein MTGETAADITRNDEYGTFTRLLLDRAQALGDTTAHVFVRDTGAATAAEHLTYGELDRTARTLALRLHERGAQGRPVLLLHPPGPDFLKAFAGCLYAGAIAVPAPLPGDRGERLHRLTGIIKDTGAQLVLTDIAHAPDVSLWLATAGRGDVVCLATDVDEDDGPDDWRPPTTGPDDLAFLQYTSGSTSQPRGVMVSHRNLLANQEVMRRALGTTAADRFGGWLPHYHDMGLIAHLLHPLWLGSASVQMAPSAFIKRPVRWLRMIEEHGVTIGGGPNFCYDLCLRRITDEQVAGLDLSRWRLALNGAEPVRAQTLEAFTRRFAAAGLDAAAVYPAYGLAEATLMVSGGAPGRPYGRLTVDQPGLEHDALRAPAPRAAARILVSSGRADGFDVRIVDPVDGRELPAGRVGEIWLRGDSVAQGYWRKPLETAETFHAVLAGAGGDGGYLRTGDLGALDGGELYVTGRLKEVIILNGRNIYPQDVEWALREVSPALGACHGAVFTVGADREQLVVVQEVRAPHADQSRLHALACRMQALIGRDFDVPVGNVVLVRPGTLRRTTSGKTQRTLMRRLFLEDRLSPLFEVLDPQVENLVRPRPADEDALSAVAGGPRDLSW; encoded by the coding sequence GTGACTGGCGAGACCGCCGCTGACATCACGCGAAACGACGAGTACGGCACGTTCACCCGGCTGCTGCTCGACCGGGCGCAGGCCCTTGGCGACACCACCGCGCACGTCTTCGTACGCGACACCGGCGCCGCGACCGCCGCGGAACACCTCACCTACGGCGAACTCGACCGGACGGCCCGGACCCTGGCGCTGCGGCTGCACGAACGCGGCGCCCAGGGCCGGCCCGTCCTGCTGCTGCACCCGCCCGGCCCCGACTTCCTCAAGGCGTTCGCCGGCTGCCTGTACGCCGGAGCCATCGCCGTCCCGGCCCCGCTGCCCGGCGACCGCGGCGAGCGGCTGCACCGCCTGACCGGCATCATCAAGGACACCGGCGCCCAGCTCGTCCTCACCGACATCGCCCACGCCCCCGACGTGTCGCTGTGGCTCGCCACCGCGGGCCGCGGCGACGTCGTGTGCCTGGCCACCGACGTCGACGAGGACGACGGCCCCGACGACTGGCGCCCGCCCACCACCGGCCCCGACGACCTGGCGTTCCTGCAGTACACCTCCGGATCCACCTCACAGCCGCGCGGCGTCATGGTCAGCCACCGCAACCTCCTCGCCAACCAGGAGGTGATGCGCCGCGCCCTCGGCACCACAGCGGCCGACCGGTTCGGCGGCTGGCTGCCCCACTACCACGACATGGGCCTCATCGCCCATCTCCTGCACCCCCTGTGGCTGGGCAGCGCGTCCGTGCAGATGGCCCCGAGCGCCTTCATCAAACGCCCCGTCCGCTGGCTGCGGATGATCGAGGAACACGGGGTGACGATCGGCGGCGGCCCCAACTTCTGCTACGACCTGTGCCTGCGCCGGATCACCGACGAACAGGTCGCCGGCCTGGACCTGTCCCGCTGGCGGCTGGCCCTCAACGGCGCCGAACCGGTACGCGCCCAGACCCTCGAGGCGTTCACCCGCCGCTTCGCCGCCGCCGGCCTCGACGCCGCCGCCGTCTACCCCGCCTACGGACTCGCCGAAGCCACCCTCATGGTGTCCGGCGGCGCCCCCGGCCGCCCCTACGGCCGGCTCACCGTCGACCAGCCGGGCCTCGAACACGACGCGCTGCGCGCCCCCGCCCCCCGAGCCGCCGCCCGCATCCTCGTCAGCAGCGGCCGCGCCGACGGCTTCGACGTACGCATCGTCGACCCCGTCGACGGCCGCGAACTGCCCGCGGGCCGCGTCGGCGAGATCTGGCTGCGCGGCGACAGCGTGGCCCAGGGCTACTGGCGCAAACCCCTGGAGACGGCCGAGACCTTCCACGCCGTCCTCGCCGGCGCCGGCGGCGACGGCGGCTATCTGCGCACCGGCGACCTCGGCGCCCTCGACGGCGGCGAACTCTACGTCACCGGACGGCTGAAGGAAGTCATCATCCTCAACGGCCGCAACATCTACCCGCAGGACGTCGAATGGGCCCTGCGCGAGGTCAGCCCCGCCCTCGGCGCCTGCCACGGCGCCGTGTTCACCGTCGGCGCCGACCGCGAACAGCTCGTCGTCGTCCAGGAGGTGCGCGCCCCGCACGCCGACCAGAGCCGCCTGCACGCCCTGGCCTGCCGGATGCAGGCCCTGATCGGCCGGGACTTCGACGTGCCCGTCGGCAACGTGGTGCTGGTGCGCCCCGGCACCCTGCGCCGCACCACCAGCGGCAAGACACAACGCACCCTGATGCGCAGACTGTTCCTGGAGGACCGGCTGTCCCCCCTGTTCGAGGTCCTCGACCCGCAGGTCGAGAACCTGGTGCGGCCCCGGCCCGCGGACGAGGACGCCCTGTCCGCCGTCGCCGGCGGACCGCGGGACCTGTCGTGGTGA
- a CDS encoding AfsR/SARP family transcriptional regulator, giving the protein MRFRILGPLEVRGAPGTSEALTPRAAKIRVVLATLLVRANEIVSVDSLIDELWGEDPPRTATTTLQVYISQLRKLLHEVDAELGRDALVTRPPGYELRLDPAQLDLAVLEELHGRGRELMDRQDYRGAADLQRRALGLWRGPLLSDTPHGPLLDATAVRLSEMRTSALEQCIRAELHLGRHRGLIGELQAVTAELPLREEFHAHLMVALYRSGRQADALQVFARLRRGLVEELAIEPGRALQALHQRILVGDPLLLRPAGRAERTEPSPPAAVTRPAGGGAAWAVSGGLPSGDLLFTGREEELAVLGEALGPPGGGLVVLSGPAGVGKSALALAAAHRAGDGFDGSALVRLRTGGGRPLDAAQVLAQLLRRFAAHGAAPAGGGEPAAVLRQSTAGRRCLLVLDDAVSADQVRPVLAAMPDSTVLVTCRGVPEGLEGRVVALGVPSARDARALLLAAAGGTAPDAGAGTGAADVVALCGALPLALRAAGSLLAGRPRQTCAALAARLREERTRLAELGAADPALRPRLRQAADELSDPRRRAFLLWGLLPAGPFGLRAAAALLETDLQAARETADALVRAQVLQTEPARAGGTVGYRMPELLRLLAGELLAAEVDADVRRAALNRLCGAAADEVEAVGVFAGEPVEGRHPLDWFRGRRPVLLALVRQAHAAGLWSATLRLVDGMAGFLESLAAWEERSVCHDLALDAAQRTGDLAAQARLLRAMGDLAWQRRRVAVAEDLFERALLTADAAGADEERVRALTGLADLRLDSGATDAAAALVPGAPDAPAPDRRGRFESHRLRGLLALESHDRDAARAHFVRCLTQATELADARLEAYARRRLADLVGPRVPASGWSEVRPGVWRKEAVA; this is encoded by the coding sequence ATGCGATTCAGGATTCTGGGTCCGCTGGAGGTACGGGGAGCGCCGGGCACGTCCGAGGCTCTGACGCCGCGCGCGGCGAAGATACGGGTCGTCCTCGCCACGCTGCTGGTGCGGGCGAACGAGATCGTGTCGGTGGACAGCCTGATCGACGAGCTGTGGGGCGAGGACCCGCCGCGCACCGCGACGACGACGCTCCAGGTGTACATCTCGCAGCTGCGCAAGCTGCTGCACGAGGTGGACGCCGAGCTGGGCCGCGACGCGCTGGTGACGCGGCCGCCGGGGTACGAACTGCGGCTGGACCCGGCGCAGTTGGACCTGGCGGTGCTGGAGGAGCTGCACGGCCGGGGCCGGGAGCTGATGGACCGGCAGGACTACCGGGGCGCGGCAGATCTGCAGCGCCGGGCCCTCGGTCTGTGGCGCGGGCCGCTCCTGTCGGACACCCCGCACGGACCGCTGCTGGACGCCACGGCGGTGCGGCTGTCGGAGATGCGCACGTCGGCGCTGGAACAGTGCATCAGGGCCGAGCTGCATCTGGGCCGTCATCGGGGGCTGATCGGCGAGCTGCAGGCGGTGACCGCGGAGCTGCCGCTGCGCGAGGAGTTCCACGCGCATCTGATGGTGGCGCTGTACCGGTCGGGGCGGCAGGCCGACGCGCTGCAGGTGTTCGCGCGGCTGCGCCGGGGGCTCGTGGAGGAGCTGGCCATAGAGCCCGGCCGGGCGTTGCAGGCGCTGCACCAGCGCATCCTGGTGGGCGATCCCCTGCTGCTTCGGCCTGCGGGGCGGGCCGAGCGGACCGAGCCGTCGCCGCCGGCCGCCGTGACGCGGCCCGCCGGCGGCGGGGCTGCGTGGGCGGTGAGCGGTGGACTTCCCTCCGGCGACCTGCTGTTCACCGGCCGCGAGGAGGAACTGGCGGTTCTGGGTGAGGCGTTGGGGCCGCCCGGCGGCGGGCTCGTCGTCCTTTCGGGCCCGGCGGGCGTCGGCAAGAGCGCGCTGGCCCTGGCCGCGGCGCACCGCGCGGGCGACGGCTTCGACGGTTCGGCGCTCGTGCGGCTGCGCACCGGGGGCGGGCGTCCGCTGGACGCGGCGCAGGTGCTGGCGCAGCTGCTGCGCCGGTTCGCGGCGCACGGTGCGGCGCCGGCGGGCGGCGGGGAACCGGCCGCCGTGCTGCGGCAGTCGACGGCCGGCCGGCGGTGTCTGCTGGTCCTGGACGACGCGGTCTCGGCCGACCAGGTCCGTCCGGTGCTCGCGGCCATGCCGGACAGCACGGTGCTGGTCACCTGCCGGGGCGTGCCCGAGGGGCTCGAGGGGCGGGTCGTCGCGCTCGGCGTGCCCTCGGCGCGGGACGCCCGGGCGCTGCTGCTGGCCGCGGCGGGCGGGACGGCGCCGGACGCGGGCGCGGGGACGGGGGCGGCGGACGTCGTGGCGCTGTGCGGTGCTCTGCCGCTGGCGCTGCGGGCGGCGGGAAGCCTGCTGGCGGGCCGGCCGCGGCAGACGTGCGCGGCGCTCGCCGCGCGGCTGCGTGAGGAGCGCACCCGGCTCGCGGAGCTGGGCGCGGCGGACCCCGCACTGCGCCCGCGGCTGCGGCAGGCCGCGGACGAGCTGAGCGATCCGCGGCGGCGGGCCTTCCTGCTGTGGGGGCTGCTGCCCGCCGGGCCGTTCGGGCTGCGTGCGGCGGCGGCCCTGCTGGAGACGGACCTGCAGGCGGCGCGGGAGACGGCGGACGCGCTGGTGCGGGCGCAGGTCCTGCAGACGGAGCCGGCCCGGGCCGGTGGCACGGTCGGGTACCGCATGCCGGAGCTGTTGCGGCTGCTGGCCGGGGAGCTGCTCGCCGCCGAGGTGGACGCCGACGTCCGGCGGGCCGCGCTGAACCGGCTGTGCGGCGCGGCGGCCGACGAGGTCGAGGCGGTGGGCGTGTTCGCCGGGGAGCCGGTCGAGGGGCGCCATCCGCTGGACTGGTTCCGGGGGCGGCGGCCGGTGCTGCTGGCGCTGGTGCGGCAGGCGCACGCGGCGGGGCTGTGGTCGGCGACGCTGCGCCTGGTGGACGGCATGGCGGGGTTCCTGGAGTCGCTGGCGGCGTGGGAGGAGCGTTCCGTCTGCCACGATCTGGCGCTGGACGCGGCGCAGCGCACGGGCGATCTGGCGGCGCAGGCGCGGCTGTTGCGGGCCATGGGCGATCTCGCCTGGCAGCGGCGGCGGGTCGCCGTGGCGGAGGACCTGTTCGAGCGTGCCCTGCTGACGGCCGACGCGGCGGGCGCCGACGAGGAGCGCGTGCGGGCGTTGACGGGCCTGGCCGATCTGCGGCTGGACAGCGGCGCGACGGACGCGGCGGCGGCGCTGGTGCCGGGCGCGCCGGACGCGCCGGCGCCCGACCGCCGCGGCCGCTTCGAGAGCCACCGTCTGCGGGGCCTGCTGGCGCTGGAGTCGCACGACCGGGACGCGGCCCGGGCCCACTTCGTGCGGTGCCTGACCCAGGCGACGGAGCTGGCGGACGCCCGTCTGGAGGCCTACGCCCGCCGCCGCCTCGCCGACCTCGTCGGCCCCCGGGTGCCGGCGTCGGGCTGGTCGGAGGTGCGGCCCGGGGTGTGGAGGAAGGAAGCGGTGGCCTGA
- a CDS encoding SAM-dependent methyltransferase, translated as MSLHTPDTTLVRHIRVVAVDAGAQQVTRAALTQLRAAALVLHPLRPALDVGRLTAGPAESLALPGPDGADAQGACARVLEQILYRVGAVGDVAVLLPGGPPWAGPLVRELQELADRWEISLHIEPGVPAAQPAAR; from the coding sequence ATGTCCCTGCACACTCCCGACACGACGCTGGTGCGGCACATCAGGGTCGTGGCCGTCGACGCCGGCGCGCAGCAGGTCACGCGGGCCGCGCTGACGCAGCTGCGGGCGGCCGCGCTGGTGCTGCATCCGCTCCGTCCCGCCCTCGACGTAGGGCGGTTGACCGCCGGCCCGGCCGAGTCGCTGGCCTTGCCGGGCCCGGACGGCGCCGACGCCCAAGGCGCCTGCGCCCGGGTGCTGGAACAGATCCTGTACCGGGTCGGCGCGGTGGGCGACGTGGCGGTGCTGCTGCCCGGCGGCCCGCCGTGGGCCGGCCCGCTCGTGCGCGAGCTCCAGGAGCTCGCGGACCGCTGGGAGATCAGCCTCCACATCGAGCCCGGCGTGCCCGCCGCGCAGCCGGCGGCCCGGTGA
- a CDS encoding alpha/beta fold hydrolase gives MVTSAAVPVAGTELYYETRGTGPLLVAMDGAGGDARRIPGLVDRLADHYTVLTYDRRGMSRSAAGDPMPPLTPRTHADDLALLLKSLTDEPALLFGTSLGAHVGLHLLARHPQLVATLVAHEPSEFYFLTGAERELAGQVVRTACDTYRQQGFGPGMVSWAAFNDIDYGNLQFEPGARLSPMTDEQKANIDFFITHEMPAYTEVHLDDAGFDVLRAEAGRLVLATGAPSEGNWSYRCTVALAQRLGKETEELPGGHVGLKTHPRAFAARLRKILRNQGH, from the coding sequence ATGGTGACATCCGCCGCGGTGCCCGTCGCCGGCACCGAGCTCTACTACGAGACACGGGGCACGGGCCCTCTCCTGGTCGCCATGGACGGTGCGGGCGGCGACGCCCGGCGCATCCCCGGCCTGGTCGACCGCCTCGCCGACCACTACACGGTCCTCACCTACGACCGGCGCGGCATGTCGCGCAGCGCGGCCGGCGACCCGATGCCGCCCCTGACGCCGCGCACCCACGCGGACGACCTGGCCCTGCTGCTGAAGTCGCTCACCGACGAGCCCGCGCTGCTCTTCGGCACGAGTCTCGGAGCGCACGTGGGCCTGCATCTGCTGGCCCGCCACCCGCAGCTGGTGGCCACGCTCGTGGCGCACGAGCCCTCGGAGTTCTACTTCCTGACCGGAGCCGAGCGCGAGCTCGCCGGACAGGTGGTGCGCACGGCGTGCGACACCTACCGGCAGCAGGGGTTCGGCCCCGGCATGGTCAGCTGGGCGGCGTTCAACGACATCGACTACGGCAACCTGCAGTTCGAGCCCGGGGCCCGGCTGTCGCCGATGACGGACGAGCAGAAGGCCAACATCGACTTCTTCATCACGCACGAGATGCCCGCCTACACCGAAGTCCACCTCGACGACGCCGGCTTCGACGTGCTGCGCGCCGAGGCCGGCCGGCTCGTCCTCGCCACCGGCGCCCCCTCCGAGGGCAACTGGTCCTACCGCTGCACCGTCGCTCTCGCGCAGCGGCTCGGCAAGGAGACCGAGGAGCTGCCCGGCGGGCACGTCGGCCTCAAGACCCACCCCAGGGCCTTCGCGGCACGCCTGCGCAAGATCCTCAGGAACCAGGGCCACTGA
- a CDS encoding ketoacyl-ACP synthase III family protein has protein sequence MRTQGVFLSSVGVFLPDPVSAQDAVADGRYDEDVHKASGLTGTHVAHGVPALDMAVAAARRAVQRWGRDVEDIESHVHGGVYHQGPDGSYPPAYILRELGTGPIPSLHIRQGCNGMLAALEVVIGQMTGAAQVETALLTTAQNFQTPLIDRWRGFGDSYILADGAAAAVVSTESGFAEVRSLNSGTLAELEQWHRGDESLLPPQDGTGREVAVAERAALFNEREMSLAETVERIGEFDLSIVQRSLVEAGLNACDIAKVVPINQDGRMIEYAVMGPLGLPMSRSSWDFGRTVGHVGAADLLISLDHLVRTGEVAPGDHVLLLSQGPGWISSAGVVTIKEVPSW, from the coding sequence GTGAGAACGCAAGGAGTGTTCCTCAGCTCGGTCGGGGTGTTCCTGCCCGATCCGGTGAGCGCGCAGGACGCCGTGGCCGACGGCCGCTACGACGAGGACGTCCACAAGGCGAGCGGCCTGACCGGCACCCATGTCGCGCACGGTGTCCCCGCGCTCGACATGGCGGTCGCCGCGGCGCGACGCGCGGTGCAACGCTGGGGACGGGACGTCGAGGACATCGAGTCCCACGTCCACGGCGGCGTCTACCACCAGGGGCCCGACGGCTCCTACCCGCCCGCGTACATCCTGCGGGAACTCGGCACGGGGCCCATTCCCTCGCTGCACATCCGGCAGGGCTGCAACGGCATGCTGGCCGCCCTCGAGGTCGTGATCGGGCAGATGACCGGCGCCGCCCAGGTGGAGACGGCGCTGCTGACCACGGCGCAGAACTTCCAGACGCCGCTCATCGACCGCTGGCGCGGCTTCGGCGACTCCTACATCCTCGCCGACGGCGCCGCGGCCGCCGTGGTCAGCACCGAGAGCGGCTTCGCCGAGGTGCGCTCCCTCAACTCCGGGACGCTGGCCGAACTGGAGCAGTGGCACCGCGGGGACGAGTCGCTGCTGCCGCCCCAGGACGGCACGGGGCGAGAGGTCGCCGTCGCCGAGCGGGCCGCGCTGTTCAACGAGCGGGAGATGTCGCTCGCCGAAACGGTCGAGCGCATCGGCGAGTTCGACCTGTCCATCGTCCAGCGCTCCCTGGTGGAGGCCGGCCTCAACGCCTGCGACATCGCCAAGGTCGTCCCGATCAACCAGGACGGCCGCATGATCGAGTACGCGGTCATGGGCCCGCTGGGCCTGCCCATGTCCCGTTCCAGCTGGGACTTCGGCCGCACCGTCGGCCATGTCGGGGCGGCCGACCTGCTCATCTCGCTCGACCACCTGGTGCGCACCGGCGAGGTGGCGCCAGGAGACCACGTCCTGCTGCTCTCCCAGGGACCCGGCTGGATCAGCTCCGCCGGAGTCGTGACGATCAAGGAAGTTCCGTCATGGTGA
- a CDS encoding type I polyketide synthase, translating to MSNTSHQSFGENAVAVVGISCRLPGGAHGPGQFWELLAEGRDAVREVPADRWNADAFFSEDPSAPGRAVARRGGFLDRVDGFDARFFGISPREATAMDPQQRLVLELAWEALENAGTVPDRLRGSRAGVFVGAMADDYATLVRQAGVEAVGTFTSTGLARSVIANRVSYLLGLTGPSLTVDSGQSSALVAVHQACQALARGDVEWALAGGVNLILAPESQVTVSKFGGMSPQGRAYVFDERAEGYVRGEGGGLVVLKRLSDAVADGDDVVCVIAGGAVTNDGGGAGLTVPSAAGQEEVLRLAYADAGVSPTAVGYVELHGTGTRAGDPVEARALGAVLGRAEGRGEPLRVGSAKTNVGHLEGAAGIVGLIKAALAVRHRLIPASLHFRSPAAGIDLQELNLRVQTQTEPWPQHDDAAPVAGVSSFGMGGTNCHLVLTAGPERPPAETALEDPAVGGGVVPWTLSAKTPAALREQAARLAEFVRGAGSDPVDVGWSLAVTRSVFEHRAVVLGEGREQLLAGLDALAAGKSGADVVRGRATGAGGLAVMFSGQGSQRAGMGRELYAAFPVFAQAFDAACAHLDGELGRSLKALVFAEEGSAEAALLEETQFTQAALFAVESALFALVSSWGVRPDAVIGHSVGEVAAAYAAGVFSLADACRLVAVRGRLMQAARAGGAMIAVAAPAADVAPVVASFGGRLALAAVNGPSAVVVSGDADAAGELAERFRQEGVRVKRLAVSHAFHSPHMDTAVARFEEAVAGIVFREPRLAVISNVTGAPAGEGELTDPGYWAGHIRAAVRFHDGVQALHARGITAYLELGPDPVLTALVKNTLDTHTDTDTGTTGSVTAVAVLHKDKDETRTALRALAAVSTTATPADWTPSWAPAGVSPCPPTPSSTSGTGSTPPAARLRLRPRPTPPPTPPPTPASTPKPRTTRRRTVTTGPSGCTV from the coding sequence ATGTCGAACACGTCGCACCAGTCGTTCGGGGAAAACGCCGTCGCCGTGGTCGGCATCTCCTGCCGCCTGCCAGGAGGAGCGCACGGGCCGGGGCAGTTCTGGGAGCTGCTGGCCGAGGGCCGCGACGCCGTCCGGGAGGTCCCCGCCGACCGCTGGAACGCCGACGCGTTCTTCAGCGAGGACCCTTCCGCGCCGGGCCGCGCCGTGGCGCGGCGCGGCGGGTTCCTCGACCGGGTCGACGGGTTCGACGCGCGTTTCTTCGGGATCTCGCCGCGGGAGGCCACCGCGATGGACCCCCAGCAGCGCCTCGTCCTGGAACTGGCCTGGGAAGCCCTCGAGAACGCCGGGACGGTCCCGGACCGTCTGCGGGGCAGCCGCGCCGGCGTGTTCGTCGGCGCGATGGCCGACGACTACGCGACCCTCGTACGCCAGGCCGGTGTGGAGGCCGTCGGCACCTTCACCTCCACCGGCCTGGCCCGCAGCGTCATCGCCAACCGCGTCTCCTACCTGCTGGGCCTCACCGGCCCCTCGCTGACAGTGGACTCGGGCCAGTCGTCCGCGCTGGTCGCCGTCCACCAGGCCTGCCAGGCACTGGCCCGCGGAGACGTGGAGTGGGCCCTGGCCGGCGGCGTGAACCTGATCCTCGCCCCGGAGTCGCAGGTCACCGTCTCCAAGTTCGGCGGAATGTCGCCGCAGGGCCGCGCCTATGTCTTCGATGAGCGGGCGGAGGGTTATGTGCGGGGCGAGGGCGGTGGCCTCGTGGTGCTGAAGCGGCTCTCGGACGCGGTGGCGGACGGCGACGACGTGGTGTGTGTGATCGCGGGCGGCGCGGTGACCAACGACGGCGGCGGTGCGGGGCTGACGGTTCCTTCCGCGGCGGGTCAGGAGGAGGTGCTGCGTCTGGCGTATGCGGATGCGGGCGTCTCGCCTACGGCGGTGGGTTATGTGGAGTTGCACGGGACGGGGACGCGGGCGGGCGATCCGGTGGAGGCGCGGGCGCTGGGCGCGGTGCTGGGCCGGGCCGAGGGCCGCGGGGAGCCGTTGCGGGTGGGGTCGGCCAAGACGAACGTGGGGCATCTGGAGGGCGCGGCGGGCATCGTCGGCCTGATCAAGGCGGCGCTCGCGGTGCGGCATCGGCTCATTCCGGCGAGCCTGCACTTCCGCTCGCCGGCTGCGGGCATCGACCTGCAGGAGCTGAACCTGCGGGTGCAGACCCAGACGGAGCCCTGGCCGCAGCACGACGACGCGGCCCCGGTGGCGGGTGTGTCCTCGTTCGGGATGGGCGGCACCAACTGCCACCTCGTCCTCACCGCCGGACCCGAGCGGCCGCCGGCCGAGACCGCGCTTGAGGATCCCGCGGTCGGTGGTGGCGTGGTGCCGTGGACGCTGTCCGCGAAGACGCCTGCCGCGCTGCGCGAACAGGCCGCACGACTGGCGGAGTTCGTGCGAGGTGCCGGTTCGGATCCGGTGGATGTGGGGTGGTCGCTGGCGGTGACGCGGTCGGTGTTCGAGCACCGGGCGGTGGTGCTGGGCGAGGGTCGTGAACAGCTCCTGGCGGGCCTGGACGCGCTGGCGGCCGGCAAGAGCGGCGCGGATGTGGTGCGGGGCCGCGCCACCGGCGCGGGCGGGCTTGCGGTGATGTTCTCCGGGCAGGGCAGCCAGCGTGCCGGGATGGGGCGGGAGTTGTATGCGGCGTTCCCGGTGTTCGCGCAGGCCTTCGACGCGGCGTGCGCCCACCTGGATGGGGAGCTGGGCCGGTCGTTGAAGGCGCTGGTGTTCGCGGAGGAGGGCAGCGCCGAGGCGGCGTTGCTGGAGGAAACCCAGTTCACGCAGGCGGCCCTGTTCGCGGTGGAGTCGGCGTTGTTCGCTCTGGTGTCGTCGTGGGGGGTGCGCCCGGACGCGGTGATCGGGCATTCGGTCGGCGAGGTTGCGGCGGCGTATGCGGCGGGGGTGTTCTCGCTGGCGGACGCGTGCCGGCTGGTGGCGGTGCGGGGCCGGCTGATGCAGGCCGCCCGGGCGGGCGGCGCGATGATCGCCGTCGCCGCGCCCGCGGCAGACGTGGCGCCGGTGGTGGCGTCGTTCGGGGGGCGGCTGGCGCTGGCGGCGGTCAACGGGCCTTCGGCGGTCGTCGTCTCCGGCGACGCCGACGCCGCCGGGGAGCTCGCGGAGCGTTTCCGGCAGGAGGGGGTGCGCGTCAAGCGTCTGGCGGTCTCGCACGCCTTCCATTCCCCGCACATGGACACCGCGGTCGCCCGGTTCGAGGAGGCCGTCGCCGGGATCGTGTTCCGTGAGCCGCGGCTCGCGGTGATCTCCAACGTCACCGGCGCCCCAGCCGGCGAAGGCGAGCTGACCGACCCGGGGTACTGGGCGGGGCACATCCGGGCGGCGGTCCGCTTCCACGACGGCGTCCAGGCCCTGCACGCGCGCGGGATCACCGCCTACCTCGAACTCGGCCCCGACCCCGTCCTGACCGCCCTCGTCAAGAACACCCTCGACACCCACACCGACACCGACACCGGCACCACAGGCAGCGTCACCGCGGTCGCGGTCCTGCACAAGGACAAGGACGAGACCCGCACCGCCCTGCGCGCCCTGGCCGCAGTCTCCACCACCGCCACCCCCGCCGACTGGACCCCCTCCTGGGCGCCGGCCGGCGTATCACCCTGCCCACCTACGCCTTCCAGCACAAGCGGTACTGGATCGACACCCCCGGCCGCACGGCTCCGGCTCCGGCCTCGGCCGACGCCGCCCCCGACGCCGCCCCCGACGCCGGCCTCGACTCCGAAGCCGAGAACGACACGGAGGCGGACGGTCACGACTGGGCCGAGCGGCTGCACGGTCTGA